The Sporomusa termitida genome has a window encoding:
- a CDS encoding ABC transporter substrate-binding protein, with product MRKIGFRFAATVFATLLAAAVLAGCGGTSANEVKIGVLNEMTGGNATMGTSSANGAKMAIKEANAKGGLLGKQIQAVIADNKSEPSEAANAMTKLATQDKVVAVTGMFASSNAIAASSVAESVKVPFLAVGATNPKVTIDEKSGKVKEYTFRVCFIDPFQGTVGANFVLNTLKLNKAVILVDNSSDYSKGLSAFFKESFTKGGGSILTEEAYLQKDQDFKTILTKVKALNPEVLYVPGYYEEVGKIVKQARELGITAPIIGGDGWDSPKLVEIGTAAALNNTYFTNHYSVDDTSAASQSFVQAYKKEYGLAPDAMAVLGYDAANVLIDAIKRASSLEPGKIREALAATKDYPTVTGSTTLNASHDAVKNAVIIEMKEGKQVYKATVKP from the coding sequence ATGCGCAAGATTGGTTTCAGGTTTGCCGCTACCGTATTCGCCACTTTGCTAGCAGCCGCTGTGCTGGCCGGTTGTGGCGGCACGTCCGCAAATGAGGTTAAAATTGGTGTTCTCAATGAAATGACAGGTGGCAATGCGACAATGGGCACCTCGTCCGCCAATGGGGCAAAGATGGCAATCAAAGAGGCTAATGCGAAAGGCGGCCTGCTGGGCAAACAGATTCAGGCCGTGATTGCCGATAATAAAAGTGAACCCTCGGAGGCTGCCAATGCTATGACCAAACTGGCGACTCAGGATAAAGTTGTGGCTGTGACCGGCATGTTTGCCAGCTCCAATGCGATTGCCGCCTCCAGTGTGGCCGAATCGGTCAAGGTGCCGTTTCTGGCGGTAGGGGCGACAAATCCCAAGGTCACTATTGATGAGAAAAGCGGTAAGGTAAAAGAATATACGTTCCGGGTCTGCTTTATTGACCCGTTCCAGGGCACGGTGGGGGCCAATTTTGTTCTTAATACATTAAAGCTTAACAAAGCGGTTATCCTGGTCGACAACAGCAGCGACTACAGCAAGGGCCTGTCGGCTTTTTTCAAGGAGTCGTTCACTAAAGGCGGCGGCAGTATTTTAACGGAAGAGGCCTATCTGCAAAAAGACCAGGATTTTAAAACAATCCTGACTAAGGTTAAAGCCCTGAATCCTGAAGTCCTGTACGTACCCGGCTATTATGAGGAAGTGGGCAAAATTGTTAAGCAGGCCCGCGAATTAGGGATCACAGCCCCGATCATCGGCGGCGATGGCTGGGATTCGCCGAAACTGGTGGAGATTGGTACGGCAGCGGCTTTGAATAATACCTATTTTACCAATCATTATTCGGTGGATGATACCAGTGCCGCCTCCCAGTCCTTTGTGCAAGCATATAAAAAAGAGTACGGCCTGGCGCCTGACGCTATGGCAGTACTTGGCTATGATGCCGCCAATGTACTGATTGATGCCATTAAACGGGCCAGCAGCCTGGAACCCGGCAAAATTCGCGAGGCCCTGGCGGCGACTAAGGATTACCCGACCGTAACGGGATCGACCACCTTAAACGCCAGCCACGACGCGGTGAAAAACGCGGTCATTATTGAAATGAAGGAAGGCAAACAGGTCTATAAAGCAACTGTTAAGCCGTAG
- a CDS encoding TRAP transporter large permease: protein MSVLIAFLVMLALFGINVPVAFAVTLSTFVYFFVANDLSPVMVIQRMIGGADNVPLLAIPFFMMLGSILNYTGITQRLLKLADMLTGHMRGGLAQTNVILGALIGGPSGAGLADAAMICKVLVPEMVRNGYSRPFAAALTAASALLGPILPPGIGLIIYGFVSDTSIGKLFLGGMGPGILLTLLLMVAVDYVAKKRGYKPTRTKMPSVKEVAIATKDAVWGLMLMVIILGGIRYGIFTPTEAGAVTVIYALIIGFIYRETTWADVKTALAEAARSNGSIMLILMASAGFAWILSWEGVAANVTAMLTGFTDNPAMFLLLVNLFLLVIGMFLDGNAAIIVLTPLLMPTVHALGIDPVHFGITMIFNLSIGAITPPFGTTMFLTCNLTGVRMDEFLKEIIPFYVVLLITLAVTTYYPPLSLILAELVK, encoded by the coding sequence ATGTCTGTTTTAATTGCTTTCTTAGTCATGCTGGCCCTGTTCGGCATTAATGTGCCGGTGGCGTTTGCAGTTACTCTGTCAACGTTTGTTTATTTTTTTGTGGCCAATGACCTGTCACCGGTGATGGTGATCCAGCGGATGATTGGCGGGGCCGATAATGTTCCCTTGCTGGCCATTCCGTTTTTTATGATGCTGGGGTCAATATTAAATTATACGGGGATTACGCAGCGGCTGCTGAAGCTGGCTGATATGCTTACCGGCCATATGCGCGGCGGTCTGGCTCAGACCAATGTAATACTGGGCGCGCTGATTGGCGGGCCCTCCGGCGCCGGTCTGGCCGATGCGGCGATGATCTGCAAGGTATTGGTGCCGGAAATGGTGCGCAATGGCTACAGCCGTCCCTTTGCGGCCGCCCTGACGGCAGCGTCGGCACTGCTGGGGCCGATTCTGCCGCCCGGTATTGGTCTTATTATTTATGGTTTTGTGTCCGACACCTCAATTGGCAAGCTCTTTCTGGGCGGCATGGGACCAGGTATACTGCTTACCTTGTTGTTAATGGTGGCTGTTGACTATGTTGCCAAAAAACGCGGCTACAAGCCAACCCGTACGAAGATGCCGTCGGTTAAAGAAGTAGCGATAGCGACCAAAGATGCTGTCTGGGGCCTAATGCTGATGGTCATTATCCTGGGCGGTATCCGCTATGGTATCTTTACCCCTACCGAAGCCGGGGCGGTAACGGTTATTTATGCACTGATTATCGGCTTTATCTACCGGGAGACTACCTGGGCCGATGTTAAGACCGCCCTGGCCGAAGCGGCCCGGTCCAATGGCTCCATTATGCTGATATTAATGGCTTCAGCCGGTTTTGCCTGGATACTGTCCTGGGAAGGGGTTGCCGCGAATGTGACGGCCATGCTGACTGGATTTACGGATAACCCGGCCATGTTCCTCTTGCTTGTTAACCTGTTTCTGCTGGTTATCGGTATGTTTTTGGACGGCAATGCGGCGATTATTGTGCTGACGCCGTTATTAATGCCTACGGTGCATGCTCTGGGGATTGATCCGGTACACTTTGGCATTACCATGATTTTCAATTTGTCGATTGGCGCCATTACACCACCGTTTGGGACAACTATGTTTTTGACCTGTAACCTGACGGGGGTAAGGATGGACGAATTCCTTAAAGAAATCATACCATTTTACGTAGTGCTGCTGATAACACTGGCGGTTACGACCTACTATCCGCCGCTAAGCCTGATTCTGGCAGAACTCGTTAAGTAA
- a CDS encoding tagaturonate reductase, whose translation MNQLNAATLANLQPPADLEVFAASHLPERVIQFGEGNFLRAFVDWMIHRLNKQGLFNGRIVVVQPIADGLAGSINEQDGLYTLLLRGLQAGRIVEQKELISSVSRGINPYTDWAACLACAENPAIEFVVSNTTEAGIIYDPADRPDKLPPVSFPGKLTVYLYHRFQHFQGEAAKGMVILPCELIERNGEQLQAIVLRLAREWGLPAAFAAWVSEHNTFVNTLVDRVVTGYPREEAGELEQYLGYQDRLLTTGELFHLWVIEGPAALAERLPFAKTGLNVIWTNDMSPYRTRKVRILNGAHTASVPVAYLYGLEAVKEMMDHPVMGKFIRQVIWEEIVPSINLDREMLSDFAGSVIERFENPFIKHYLLSILLNSSAKFKTRNLPSLLAYYQQNGVLSEKLVFSLAALITVYKDGVIDGSAMKAQRAAGEFIMKDDLPTLEFCAAAWRDYDGSAQSAAKVAQAILGNTGIWGTDLTAVPGLTPMIAAYLYDICEHGIQATVAQLVE comes from the coding sequence ATGAACCAATTAAACGCAGCAACTTTGGCAAACCTGCAGCCGCCGGCCGACCTGGAGGTGTTTGCCGCCAGTCATTTGCCGGAACGGGTTATTCAGTTTGGCGAGGGTAACTTTTTACGGGCTTTTGTGGACTGGATGATTCACCGGCTGAACAAGCAGGGCTTATTCAACGGCCGGATTGTAGTGGTTCAGCCGATTGCCGACGGGCTGGCCGGCAGCATTAATGAGCAGGACGGGTTATATACCCTGCTGCTGCGGGGCCTGCAGGCGGGCCGGATTGTTGAGCAAAAAGAACTGATAAGCTCTGTCAGCCGGGGGATCAATCCCTATACAGACTGGGCGGCCTGCCTGGCGTGTGCGGAGAACCCGGCCATTGAATTTGTCGTTTCCAATACAACGGAAGCCGGTATTATCTATGACCCGGCGGACCGCCCCGACAAGCTGCCGCCTGTTTCTTTCCCCGGCAAACTGACTGTCTACCTGTATCACCGCTTTCAGCATTTTCAGGGTGAGGCGGCCAAGGGCATGGTCATTCTGCCTTGCGAGCTGATCGAGCGCAACGGGGAACAGCTGCAGGCCATTGTGCTGCGCCTGGCCCGGGAATGGGGCCTGCCGGCGGCCTTCGCAGCCTGGGTGTCGGAGCACAATACGTTTGTGAATACGCTGGTGGACCGGGTTGTCACCGGTTACCCCAGGGAGGAAGCGGGGGAACTGGAACAGTATCTGGGGTATCAGGACCGGTTGTTAACTACGGGAGAATTATTCCATTTATGGGTTATTGAGGGGCCGGCGGCATTAGCTGAGCGCCTGCCTTTTGCCAAAACCGGCCTGAATGTGATCTGGACCAACGATATGTCGCCGTACCGCACCCGTAAGGTCCGCATCCTGAACGGCGCGCACACCGCGTCGGTGCCGGTGGCTTATCTGTACGGGCTGGAGGCGGTCAAAGAGATGATGGATCATCCGGTGATGGGGAAGTTTATCCGCCAGGTTATCTGGGAGGAGATTGTCCCGTCGATTAACCTGGACCGGGAGATGCTGAGCGATTTCGCCGGCAGTGTGATTGAACGGTTTGAGAATCCTTTTATTAAGCATTATCTGCTTAGTATTCTGCTTAACTCGTCCGCCAAGTTCAAAACCAGGAATCTGCCGTCACTGCTTGCTTACTACCAGCAGAACGGCGTACTGTCTGAGAAGCTGGTATTCTCGCTGGCGGCCCTGATTACCGTTTACAAAGACGGCGTTATTGACGGCTCGGCCATGAAAGCCCAGCGCGCAGCCGGCGAGTTTATTATGAAAGACGATTTGCCGACTCTGGAATTCTGTGCTGCCGCCTGGCGGGACTATGACGGCAGCGCCCAAAGTGCCGCCAAAGTAGCCCAGGCGATTTTGGGCAATACCGGCATCTGGGGTACTGATCTTACGGCGGTTCCCGGTCTCACGCCGATGATTGCCGCGTATCTTTACGATATTTGCGAGCACGGTATCCAGGCTACTGTGGCCCAATTAGTCGAATAG
- a CDS encoding sigma 54-interacting transcriptional regulator, protein MIPILFLAPFPGMANLATAIAQKMGIQVIVEVTDDAQAQAIVNKYPDTEVIVSRGGVAEKVRGFDNMSVVEITMSVNDLLSVLSRLTGQGIRRIGIASRANLFDGTMGDFSIADTEVYIRSCTDEQEIHQTVLQFSEQQIEAVIGCRMAYETARECGLVAELLDSSAVSIRKALEEAVRIVKAKESEKLQAAQLTAIIDNIEEGVIAVTGDKKVSFYNNLAKRICTEPNKKLTFSHIVDLLNYRNQEKIVSINGNSVLARIIPLEFNNKKRGDVITFHEVSSIQAFERKIRFSSYQKGLYAKRSFDDIIARSAIMQQLIAKAKNYATYKSNLLIYGETGTGKEVIAQSVHNHSRYHKGPFVSVNTASIPPSLLESELFGYAEGAFTGARKGGKQGLFELAHGGTIFLDEIGELTPEIQSRLLRVLQEKEIMRIGDDKIIPVDVRIISATNRDLFEQVKTGAFRQDLYYRIHVLGLRIPPLRERAEDIPLLFDYFVRRMSAREGKKVRISAGAMKILKAYSWPGNIRQLRNIAEVITYGGDEVIEPAHIDDVLREQETRVEQSKSITIPAGGSLKQMEGEIIKCLLAKHSTDEVCRQLGVSRVTLWRKTKDLFQ, encoded by the coding sequence ATGATACCGATATTATTTTTAGCACCGTTTCCCGGTATGGCTAATCTGGCGACGGCAATCGCCCAAAAGATGGGCATCCAGGTCATTGTCGAGGTGACTGATGATGCGCAGGCGCAAGCAATTGTCAATAAATATCCGGACACCGAGGTTATTGTCAGCCGCGGCGGGGTGGCGGAGAAGGTTAGAGGCTTTGACAATATGAGTGTTGTGGAGATCACGATGTCGGTTAATGATCTGCTCAGTGTGCTGAGCCGGCTTACCGGACAGGGCATCCGGCGCATTGGCATTGCCAGCCGCGCCAATTTATTTGACGGCACAATGGGGGATTTTTCTATTGCCGATACGGAGGTGTATATTCGCTCCTGTACTGATGAACAGGAGATTCACCAGACGGTGCTGCAGTTTTCTGAGCAACAGATTGAGGCGGTAATCGGCTGCCGGATGGCATACGAAACAGCCAGGGAGTGCGGGCTGGTTGCCGAACTGCTGGACTCCAGCGCGGTTTCGATCAGAAAAGCGCTGGAGGAGGCTGTCCGGATTGTCAAGGCCAAAGAAAGTGAAAAACTGCAGGCCGCCCAACTGACGGCGATCATCGACAATATTGAGGAAGGGGTCATTGCCGTCACCGGTGATAAAAAAGTGAGTTTCTATAATAATCTGGCGAAACGAATCTGTACAGAGCCCAATAAGAAGCTGACCTTCAGTCATATTGTGGATTTGCTGAACTACCGCAATCAGGAAAAGATTGTTTCCATCAATGGCAATAGCGTGCTGGCCCGCATTATTCCCCTGGAGTTTAATAATAAAAAACGGGGCGACGTTATTACCTTCCACGAGGTAAGCAGTATCCAGGCTTTTGAGAGAAAAATCCGCTTTTCTTCTTATCAAAAAGGTTTGTATGCGAAGCGTTCCTTTGACGATATTATCGCCCGGTCGGCAATCATGCAGCAATTAATTGCCAAGGCGAAAAACTATGCCACCTATAAATCGAACCTGCTGATTTATGGCGAGACCGGCACCGGCAAAGAGGTAATCGCCCAGAGTGTGCACAACCACAGCCGGTATCACAAAGGGCCGTTCGTGTCGGTCAATACGGCTTCAATACCGCCCAGCCTGCTGGAAAGTGAACTGTTCGGCTATGCCGAAGGGGCCTTTACGGGGGCACGCAAAGGCGGCAAGCAGGGCTTGTTTGAACTGGCCCACGGGGGAACGATTTTTCTGGATGAGATCGGCGAGCTTACGCCTGAAATCCAGAGCCGGCTGCTGCGGGTCTTGCAGGAAAAGGAGATCATGCGCATTGGCGATGATAAGATAATACCTGTGGATGTGCGGATTATTTCGGCAACAAACCGGGATTTGTTCGAGCAGGTAAAAACCGGTGCTTTCCGGCAGGACCTGTATTACCGGATTCATGTGCTGGGGCTGCGTATCCCGCCGCTGCGGGAACGGGCGGAGGATATCCCGCTGCTCTTTGACTATTTTGTCAGGCGAATGAGTGCCAGGGAAGGCAAGAAAGTCAGGATTAGCGCCGGGGCTATGAAGATACTGAAGGCCTACTCCTGGCCGGGAAACATCCGCCAGCTGCGAAACATTGCCGAGGTGATTACTTATGGCGGGGATGAGGTCATTGAACCTGCACATATTGACGATGTGCTCAGAGAGCAGGAGACCCGGGTCGAACAGAGTAAGTCGATTACCATACCGGCCGGTGGTTCGCTGAAGCAGATGGAGGGGGAAATTATAAAATGTCTGTTAGCCAAACACTCAACCGATGAGGTGTGCCGGCAGCTGGGGGTTAGCCGGGTTACTTTGTGGCGAAAAACCAAGGATTTGTTTCAATAA
- a CDS encoding UxaA family hydrolase, producing the protein MALLQIQANDNVAVTLAPVAAGEELAINGQCLRAAVAVDKGHKIALGYIAAGQKIIKYGFPIGIAAADIKAGDWVHTHNLTTGLGEILAYEYKPELTELRPAAAKMFQGYCRPDGKVGIRNEIWIVPTVGCVNKNAELIARQAAREYGGMEHIDGIFELKHPYGCSQMGEDQLTTQRILADLVAHPNAGAVLVLGLGCENNNIGEFKKVLGSYNPDRVKFLEAQAVEDEIAEGVRLIGELAGYARQFSRQDCPASELIIGLKCGGSDGFSGITANPLVGAFSDRLTAMGGTTVLSEVPEMFGAETILMNRAANREVFEKTVRLINGFKEYFAAHNQAIYENPSPGNKQGGISSLEDKSLGCTQKGGTSSVTDVLNYGEQVKTRGLNLLSGPGNDGVATTVLAAAGCHMILFTTGRGTPLGTVVPTVKVATNSELFSKKRNWMDFDAGRLLTGMKLEPLADLFVDYVLAVASGRQTQAEKMGFREIAIFKNGVTL; encoded by the coding sequence ATGGCGTTGTTACAAATTCAGGCCAATGACAATGTGGCCGTCACCCTGGCGCCGGTTGCGGCCGGTGAGGAATTGGCAATCAACGGCCAGTGCCTGCGGGCGGCGGTGGCGGTTGACAAAGGCCATAAGATTGCGCTCGGCTATATTGCCGCCGGCCAGAAAATTATTAAATATGGTTTTCCTATCGGTATTGCCGCCGCCGATATCAAGGCCGGCGACTGGGTCCATACCCATAACCTGACCACCGGCCTGGGGGAGATTCTGGCCTATGAATATAAGCCCGAACTTACGGAACTAAGGCCGGCGGCCGCCAAAATGTTTCAGGGCTACTGCCGTCCGGACGGCAAAGTCGGCATCCGCAACGAGATCTGGATTGTGCCGACCGTCGGCTGTGTCAACAAGAATGCCGAGCTGATTGCCCGGCAGGCGGCCCGGGAATATGGCGGTATGGAACATATTGACGGTATCTTTGAACTTAAGCATCCTTATGGCTGTTCGCAAATGGGCGAGGATCAGCTGACGACCCAGCGGATTCTGGCCGATCTGGTTGCGCATCCCAATGCCGGGGCCGTGCTGGTGCTGGGGCTGGGCTGCGAAAACAACAATATCGGGGAGTTTAAAAAGGTGTTGGGCAGCTACAACCCGGACCGGGTAAAGTTTCTGGAAGCCCAGGCGGTTGAGGATGAAATCGCCGAAGGGGTGCGGCTTATCGGCGAACTCGCCGGCTACGCCCGGCAGTTTTCCCGGCAGGACTGCCCGGCCTCGGAACTGATCATCGGTCTTAAATGCGGCGGCTCAGACGGCTTTTCCGGCATTACCGCCAACCCGCTGGTCGGGGCTTTTTCCGACCGGCTGACCGCCATGGGCGGCACTACCGTATTAAGCGAAGTGCCGGAAATGTTCGGGGCCGAGACGATTCTAATGAACAGGGCCGCGAATCGGGAGGTTTTTGAAAAAACCGTGCGGCTGATTAATGGTTTCAAAGAATACTTTGCCGCCCATAACCAAGCTATTTATGAGAACCCGTCCCCGGGCAACAAGCAGGGCGGCATCTCCAGCCTTGAGGACAAATCGCTGGGCTGTACGCAAAAAGGCGGCACCAGCAGCGTGACTGATGTCCTGAACTATGGAGAGCAGGTTAAAACCCGGGGGTTAAACCTGTTAAGCGGTCCCGGCAATGACGGGGTGGCGACAACGGTGCTGGCTGCTGCCGGCTGTCATATGATCCTGTTTACCACCGGACGCGGTACGCCGCTGGGAACCGTTGTGCCGACCGTCAAGGTGGCGACAAACAGTGAATTGTTTAGTAAAAAACGCAACTGGATGGATTTTGATGCCGGCCGGCTGCTGACCGGCATGAAGCTGGAGCCGCTGGCCGATCTGTTTGTCGACTATGTGCTGGCGGTGGCTTCCGGCCGGCAGACGCAGGCGGAAAAAATGGGGTTCCGGGAGATTGCGATCTTTAAAAACGGGGTCACTCTGTAG
- a CDS encoding TRAP transporter small permease — MGRQLWNFIKNFDEFAGMVLMAFIILLACANVFMRYVVGSPWGWVEEVTIFTFVWLTMFGAAAVIKAEGHCSIDVLTRKLPPGPGRIITIFGNLCTLVTIGLVIWYGTELSILATSKVTPILGIPYSLVDAALPVAGVFMFSYYLRSTWRHLTGKEEKCKMEELH; from the coding sequence ATGGGACGTCAGCTATGGAATTTTATTAAGAATTTTGACGAATTTGCCGGCATGGTTTTAATGGCTTTTATTATATTACTGGCTTGTGCCAATGTATTTATGCGGTATGTTGTCGGCAGCCCCTGGGGCTGGGTTGAGGAAGTAACGATCTTTACTTTTGTCTGGCTGACTATGTTTGGCGCTGCCGCCGTCATTAAAGCGGAAGGTCACTGTAGCATTGATGTGTTAACAAGAAAGCTGCCGCCGGGACCAGGGCGTATTATAACCATTTTCGGCAATTTGTGCACACTGGTGACAATTGGTCTCGTCATCTGGTATGGAACCGAGCTGTCCATACTGGCCACCAGCAAGGTGACGCCAATACTCGGCATTCCCTATTCTTTGGTCGATGCCGCGCTCCCGGTTGCCGGCGTCTTTATGTTTAGCTATTACCTCCGGAGCACCTGGCGGCATTTAACCGGTAAAGAGGAAAAATGCAAGATGGAGGAATTACACTAA
- a CDS encoding C4-dicarboxylate TRAP transporter substrate-binding protein yields MKNMGKNRYVLALIACVIGLTLVLAGCGGKKDEQKAAADEKIIIKIAYGNNVGEPNDKAVREWGRLMQEKSNGKVEFQYFPSSQLGSQKDVTEQLIIGANVITISDGGFLMDYVPEFGVTYLPYIFDNKEQLFKLVDSDLFTDLAQKLETKGLYVVHSKWIYGDRHLLATKPVTKPEDLKGLKIRVPNIKLSNEMMNAMGAVATPMPLAEAYPGLMQGVINGAENPIPVLYGGKMFEGAKYLMLTRHQVNLSTWIAGKKFIDKLPPEVVQQLKETGEEAGRFLIKENEKADKEAIEKMKAAGVQIVEVDRAAFKEAMKDFPKRFKEFPPEIMDKVYSIIKE; encoded by the coding sequence ATGAAAAACATGGGTAAAAACAGGTATGTACTGGCCTTGATAGCATGTGTGATCGGGCTGACACTGGTACTGGCCGGCTGTGGCGGTAAGAAAGACGAACAGAAAGCAGCGGCTGATGAAAAGATCATTATCAAGATTGCCTATGGCAATAACGTGGGTGAGCCCAATGACAAGGCTGTCCGCGAATGGGGCCGTCTCATGCAAGAGAAGAGCAACGGCAAGGTTGAGTTCCAGTACTTTCCCAGCTCTCAGCTTGGTTCGCAAAAAGACGTAACCGAACAGTTGATCATCGGAGCCAATGTTATTACGATCTCCGACGGCGGTTTCCTGATGGACTATGTGCCTGAGTTTGGTGTAACCTATCTGCCCTATATTTTTGATAATAAAGAGCAATTGTTTAAATTAGTGGATAGCGACCTGTTTACAGATCTCGCCCAAAAGCTGGAGACCAAAGGCTTATATGTCGTTCACAGCAAGTGGATTTATGGTGACCGTCATCTGCTTGCCACCAAACCTGTTACTAAGCCTGAAGACCTCAAAGGCTTGAAAATCCGGGTGCCGAACATTAAGCTGTCCAACGAAATGATGAATGCAATGGGGGCTGTCGCCACACCGATGCCGCTGGCCGAGGCCTATCCGGGCCTGATGCAGGGTGTAATCAACGGGGCGGAGAACCCTATCCCGGTATTGTATGGCGGCAAAATGTTTGAAGGTGCGAAATACCTGATGCTTACCCGCCATCAGGTAAATCTGTCCACCTGGATTGCCGGTAAGAAATTTATTGACAAGCTGCCGCCTGAGGTCGTGCAGCAGTTGAAGGAAACCGGGGAAGAAGCCGGCCGTTTCCTGATAAAAGAGAATGAAAAGGCAGACAAAGAAGCAATAGAAAAAATGAAGGCTGCCGGCGTGCAGATCGTCGAGGTTGACCGCGCTGCCTTTAAAGAAGCGATGAAGGATTTCCCCAAGAGATTCAAAGAATTCCCGCCTGAAATAATGGATAAGGTGTATTCCATCATTAAAGAGTAA
- a CDS encoding zinc-binding alcohol dehydrogenase family protein — protein sequence MQAVYLQNPGDIKIAEIEKPQRGRDELLIAVRSAGICGSDIGAYRGTNPLVSYPRIIGHEIAGEIIEIPADETNFAVGDRVILEPYVYCGHCYPCSIGHTNCCENLTVLGVHIDGGMAQYFSHPRHLVHKAPDDIPWDILPMAEPLVISMHAVTQPKTQAGEHVVITGCGPIGLLAAQYALTLGAIPIVVDPVEERLALARQLGIRHTVNPVAGDAVKEIQTITNQRMAEVVIEASGDARAIRSTIDYVSYAGRISFVGWPKNEIPLPTALFTKKELTIVGSRNSVGMFPESLRLIAGKKVDVAALVTKTVSVEEIPATVKDISEHPERYLKVIGLF from the coding sequence ATGCAAGCTGTATATTTACAAAACCCCGGCGATATTAAAATCGCGGAGATTGAAAAGCCGCAGCGCGGCCGGGACGAGCTTCTGATTGCGGTCCGCAGTGCCGGTATTTGCGGCTCCGATATCGGCGCCTATCGCGGTACCAATCCGCTGGTTTCCTATCCACGGATCATTGGTCACGAGATTGCCGGTGAAATTATCGAAATCCCGGCGGATGAAACCAATTTTGCCGTGGGGGACCGGGTTATTCTTGAACCCTATGTGTATTGCGGCCACTGCTACCCGTGTTCGATCGGCCACACGAACTGCTGTGAGAATCTGACGGTGCTGGGGGTACATATTGACGGCGGTATGGCCCAGTATTTTTCCCATCCCCGGCACCTGGTGCATAAAGCACCTGATGATATTCCCTGGGATATTCTGCCGATGGCCGAGCCGCTGGTTATTTCCATGCATGCGGTTACCCAGCCCAAGACGCAGGCCGGCGAGCATGTGGTGATTACCGGCTGCGGCCCCATCGGTCTGCTGGCGGCCCAATATGCGCTGACCTTAGGGGCGATCCCGATTGTTGTCGATCCGGTGGAGGAGAGACTGGCCCTGGCGCGGCAGTTGGGAATCCGGCACACGGTTAATCCTGTTGCCGGTGATGCGGTTAAGGAGATTCAGACAATCACCAATCAGCGTATGGCCGAGGTTGTCATCGAGGCCTCAGGGGATGCCCGCGCCATTCGCAGTACGATTGATTATGTGTCCTATGCCGGACGGATTTCCTTTGTCGGCTGGCCTAAGAATGAAATTCCGCTGCCGACAGCCCTGTTTACCAAAAAAGAGCTGACAATTGTCGGTTCCCGTAACAGTGTGGGCATGTTCCCGGAAAGCCTGCGCCTGATTGCCGGGAAAAAAGTCGATGTGGCCGCCCTTGTCACGAAAACAGTCTCTGTAGAGGAGATTCCGGCTACGGTTAAGGATATCTCCGAGCATCCGGAGCGTTACCTTAAGGTCATTGGCCTGTTCTAA